Genomic segment of Populus nigra chromosome 6, ddPopNigr1.1, whole genome shotgun sequence:
AGCTTTAATTTTGACAAAATTTTGGTTTTGCACTTTGTGAAGTTTTGTGGACCTGTCAAGAGTTGGAAACGTCCTCAAGATCCTGCTAATGGAACTCCTAGAGGTTTTGGATTTTGTGAATTTGAATCTGCTGAAGGGGTTCTCCGAGCATTACGACTACTGACTAAATTTAACATTGATGGGCAAGAACTAATGGTATGTAGGGTTCTCAATTTTTTCTCTGTTGTTAAATTTTAGACACACAATTGATTATGAGATGAATGGCGATGATCGGACTTTCAATATTTGGTATCTCTTTCAATTAAACTTTTCTGCTCTTAGGTAGAGAtgtaattgagttttattataataaaatcccTGGCTAACAAGATACTAAGGGTCCTTTGCTTCTTCCCCTGTGAATAGGAGGTTTTAAATCGTGAAATTTTCAGCATCAAGTTTGGTAGGCAGTATTTCAATGGAATTTCACGAGGATAAGATGCAAAAGTTAACTGTTTGGCTTTCTAGTAATGTAAATTTTCTCCATCCTTGAGGAATTACTGGTTCATTTTAAGCTTGCTTGATCAAAACCAAGATTAAAAGTTAAAAGGAAAATTTGCTAGCAGAGATGAAATaagtttagaaatttaatttggGAGAGGCAAGTAATCATTGATTGCAACCTCATTTAAACATAAATCTGGAATTTGAACCTAATTTGTAGACTAGCTTGTTCTGGATGATAGACCTTGCAAGTCTTTGAAGCACTCTTGAAcaccattttcattttattacaaGGGGAATAGGTACCATAGTGACTAGAAAATAAAAGTGTAGTGTAGCATGCATATTGCGGTTGTTTAAGGAATCACTCATAAGAAGTAGTGGATGCATTAATCATTTGCTATCTTTCTGCatgttcttttgtattttttttaactaattattagTATATGAATCTATGATCATTGTTCTTTCTATTCCATGATTGACAGTTAAATGTTAATCAAGCAACCAAAGAATATCTGGAGCGGTATGTcgaaaagaaaactgaaaactCAAAGAATTTGAAAGAGACTCAAGTAGCAGATACTGGCAAGGAGGATGGAACAGGCATTGATGACAAGAAGGGTGAATTTTCCAAATCCTCCGTTGAGGACTCAAACAATGATAGTGACAAAGGgaacaaagaaaatcatgacCTTGCTAACTTTGGTATTGTGACTGATGAAGACAAGGCAGGTGACCGAGAGGCTATAGAGAAGCTTACTAGCATGATAGAAGAGAGGTTAAAGACCAAACCTCTACCTCCCCCTCCGCCACCTTCACTAGCACCCGCAGATGGTTCTGGGAATTCAAATTTGGAATTGCCATCTAAATCAAGAGATGGTGACACCGATGCAGACATAATGAGAAGTGGTGAGTGTTAACAGTGATACATtatcattttacttttattgGTCTGTTGTGATGGTAGTTTTTCAAACCTCTACTGTTAATTGCTGATGTTTATGATTATGCGGATGTAGTTGAAGGAAAAAATGATGACGAAACAAGCAGTGACAATAAAGCTGCAAGCGAACAGGACAGGCCTGAAACGAGCTCACCTGATAGGAGTAGAGGGTATGACAGGAGAAGCAGAGATAGAGACAGAGAACGAGATCTAAAACGGGAAAAAGAACGAGAAATTGAAAGATATGAAAGGGAAACAGAACGAGAGCGTGTTAGGAAAGAGAGGGAGCAAAGAAGGAAGATCGAGGAAGCTGAGCGTGAGTATGAAGAACGCCTCAGAGATTGGGAGTAtagggagagagagaaggagaaacagaggcaGTATGAGAAGGAGAGGGATAAGGAAAGAGAACGCAAACGAAGGAAGGAGATACTTCATGACgaggaagatgaagatgatgattcgAGAAAAAGGTGGCGTAGAAGTGCTTTAGAGGATAGACGAAGGAAGAGACTACGGGAGAAGGAGGATGACTTGGCTGATAGGctcaaagaagaggaagaaattgCCGAGTCCAAGAGGAGAGACGAGGAAGAAAAGCTTCAGGAGAAACAGAAAGATGAATTGAAACTCTTGTCTGGACATGTCTTGAATGAAAGTGAAATGACCAGTCTGGCGGAAGGACCTATTGTTGAAAGTAAAGATGAGGCCATTGAAAAAGACTATGATGGTGATTCTGGTAATGAAAACCATGCAGGTAAACTTTGTGTATTTGTTTCTTGGTTTTCCCCCCTAATGTTGCGTGTTGTTCCCCAACACCCCTTATTGGAAAAAAGTGAAACTTCTCCAATGTTTTGAATGTGGTATGCTTTGCATGGCAGGTGATGAGGTATTACAAAATGGTAATGGTGATGAATCAAACATGGCATTAATGGCTGAACCAGATACACGACATAATGGTAGTGCTCCTGCAAGAAAGTTGGGCTTTGGTTTAGTTGGCTCTGGAAAACGAGCTGCTGTCCCGTCTGTTTTCCATGAAGAGGAGGATGATGATGCACgtaaggagaagaagatgaggcCACTGGTTCCCATTGATTATTCAACTGAGGAGCTCCAGGCTGTCCAACCTGCTGTTTCTGGAGCACAGCCACCAAATCTTGTTGCTGCTGCAGAATTTGCAAAGCGAATATCAAATGTTGCTCCCAAAGAGGAGAAGCCTGATGTAGAGCGAGAAAGGAGCAGACGGTCTCATGATAGGTCTAGCCAGCGGGATAGGGACCGTAACGAGGACAACATTAATCGAAACAGAGATGATAACAAAGAGAAGGTTCCTGAACGGGACAGGGACAGGGACCGGAACCGAGATCATGGACTGGATAAAGTCAAGACACCAGATAAACAGAAGCTTTTGGATGCGAAGCAATTGATTGATATGATCCCAAAAACCAAGGAGGAGCTATTCTTATATGAGATAAATTGGGCTGTGTA
This window contains:
- the LOC133697452 gene encoding RNA-binding motif protein 25-like isoform X4 — its product is MLLLCGIMRYPSPYPAMVRPLFPPRPPGALSVVPAVPRPLVPGIPGVRPVMYPIIRPVIPSVTPAEKPQTTVYIGKIAPSVENDFMMSLLQFCGPVKSWKRPQDPANGTPRGFGFCEFESAEGVLRALRLLTKFNIDGQELMLNVNQATKEYLERYVEKKTENSKNLKETQVADTGKEDGTGIDDKKGEFSKSSVEDSNNDSDKGNKENHDLANFGIVTDEDKAGDREAIEKLTSMIEERLKTKPLPPPPPPSLAPADGSGNSNLELPSKSRDGDTDADIMRSVEGKNDDETSSDNKAASEQDRPETSSPDRSRGYDRRSRDRDRERDLKREKEREIERYERETERERVRKEREQRRKIEEAEREYEERLRDWEYREREKEKQRQYEKERDKERERKRRKEILHDEEDEDDDSRKRWRRSALEDRRRKRLREKEDDLADRLKEEEEIAESKRRDEEEKLQEKQKDELKLLSGHVLNESEMTSLAEGPIVESKDEAIEKDYDGDSGNENHAGDEVLQNGNGDESNMALMAEPDTRHNGSAPARKLGFGLVGSGKRAAVPSVFHEEEDDDARKEKKMRPLVPIDYSTEELQAVQPAVSGAQPPNLVAAAEFAKRISNVAPKEEKPDVERERSRRSHDRSSQRDRDRNEDNINRNRDDNKEKVPERDRDRDRNRDHGLDKVKTPDKQKLLDAKQLIDMIPKTKEELFLYEINWAVYDKHELHERMRPWISKKITEFLGEEETTLVDYIVSSTQEHVKASQMLEMLQAILDDEAEMFVLKMWRMLIFEIKKVETGLSLRSKS
- the LOC133697452 gene encoding RNA-binding motif protein 25-like isoform X3 is translated as MCLHRCLFSIFAGIMRYPSPYPAMVRPLFPPRPPGALSVVPAVPRPLVPGIPGVRPVMYPIIRPVIPSVTPAEKPQTTVYIGKIAPSVENDFMMSLLQFCGPVKSWKRPQDPANGTPRGFGFCEFESAEGVLRALRLLTKFNIDGQELMLNVNQATKEYLERYVEKKTENSKNLKETQVADTGKEDGTGIDDKKGEFSKSSVEDSNNDSDKGNKENHDLANFGIVTDEDKAGDREAIEKLTSMIEERLKTKPLPPPPPPSLAPADGSGNSNLELPSKSRDGDTDADIMRSVEGKNDDETSSDNKAASEQDRPETSSPDRSRGYDRRSRDRDRERDLKREKEREIERYERETERERVRKEREQRRKIEEAEREYEERLRDWEYREREKEKQRQYEKERDKERERKRRKEILHDEEDEDDDSRKRWRRSALEDRRRKRLREKEDDLADRLKEEEEIAESKRRDEEEKLQEKQKDELKLLSGHVLNESEMTSLAEGPIVESKDEAIEKDYDGDSGNENHAGDEVLQNGNGDESNMALMAEPDTRHNGSAPARKLGFGLVGSGKRAAVPSVFHEEEDDDARKEKKMRPLVPIDYSTEELQAVQPAVSGAQPPNLVAAAEFAKRISNVAPKEEKPDVERERSRRSHDRSSQRDRDRNEDNINRNRDDNKEKVPERDRDRDRNRDHGLDKVKTPDKQKLLDAKQLIDMIPKTKEELFLYEINWAVYDKHELHERMRPWISKKITEFLGEEETTLVDYIVSSTQEHVKASQMLEMLQAILDDEAEMFVLKMWRMLIFEIKKVETGLSLRSKS
- the LOC133697452 gene encoding RNA-binding motif protein 25-like isoform X1; translation: MAEDSSSSPSLAPGILDPNSLKTEPLNNNSNPTPQPDATRTPTPAITSYAPPPQLAPSFRPVSAPPPAAAQFYQNPSVGVPPMMPPYQVQPGVQAPRPHYAPIPNGYQGNIAPPPGIMRYPSPYPAMVRPLFPPRPPGALSVVPAVPRPLVPGIPGVRPVMYPIIRPVIPSVTPAEKPQTTVYIGKIAPSVENDFMMSLLQFCGPVKSWKRPQDPANGTPRGFGFCEFESAEGVLRALRLLTKFNIDGQELMLNVNQATKEYLERYVEKKTENSKNLKETQVADTGKEDGTGIDDKKGEFSKSSVEDSNNDSDKGNKENHDLANFGIVTDEDKAGDREAIEKLTSMIEERLKTKPLPPPPPPSLAPADGSGNSNLELPSKSRDGDTDADIMRSVEGKNDDETSSDNKAASEQDRPETSSPDRSRGYDRRSRDRDRERDLKREKEREIERYERETERERVRKEREQRRKIEEAEREYEERLRDWEYREREKEKQRQYEKERDKERERKRRKEILHDEEDEDDDSRKRWRRSALEDRRRKRLREKEDDLADRLKEEEEIAESKRRDEEEKLQEKQKDELKLLSGHVLNESEMTSLAEGPIVESKDEAIEKDYDGDSGNENHAGDEVLQNGNGDESNMALMAEPDTRHNGSAPARKLGFGLVGSGKRAAVPSVFHEEEDDDARKEKKMRPLVPIDYSTEELQAVQPAVSGAQPPNLVAAAEFAKRISNVAPKEEKPDVERERSRRSHDRSSQRDRDRNEDNINRNRDDNKEKVPERDRDRDRNRDHGLDKVKTPDKQKLLDAKQLIDMIPKTKEELFLYEINWAVYDKHELHERMRPWISKKITEFLGEEETTLVDYIVSSTQEHVKASQMLEMLQAILDDEAEMFVLKMWRMLIFEIKKVETGLSLRSKS
- the LOC133697452 gene encoding RNA-binding motif protein 25-like isoform X2, whose product is MAEDSSSSPSLAPGILDPNSLKTEPLNNNSNPTPQPDATRTPTPAITSYAPPPQLAPSFRPVSAPPPAAAQFYQNPSVGVPPMMPPYQVQPGVQAPRPHYAPIPNGYQGNIAPPPGIMRYPSPYPAMVRPLFPPRPPGALSVVPAVPRPLVPGIPGVRPVMYPIIRPVIPSVTPAEKPQTTVYIGKIAPSVENDFMMSLLQFCGPVKSWKRPQDPANGTPRGFGFCEFESAEGVLRALRLLTKFNIDGQELMLNVNQATKEYLERYVEKKTENSKNLKETQVADTGKEDGTGIDDKKGEFSKSSVEDSNNDSDKGNKENHDLANFGIVTDEDKAGDREAIEKLTSMIEERLKTKPLPPPPPPSLAPADGSGNSNLELPSKSRDGDTDADIMRSVEGKNDDETSSDNKAASEQDRPETSSPDRSRGYDRRSRDRDRERDLKREKEREIERYERETERERVRKEREQRRKIEEAEREYEERLRDWEYREREKEKQRQYEKERDKERERKRRKEILHDEEDEDDDSRKRWRRSALEDRRRKRLREKEDDLADRLKEEEEIAESKRRDEEEKLQEKQKDELKLLSGHVLNESEMTSLAEGPIVESKDEAIEKDYDGDSGDEVLQNGNGDESNMALMAEPDTRHNGSAPARKLGFGLVGSGKRAAVPSVFHEEEDDDARKEKKMRPLVPIDYSTEELQAVQPAVSGAQPPNLVAAAEFAKRISNVAPKEEKPDVERERSRRSHDRSSQRDRDRNEDNINRNRDDNKEKVPERDRDRDRNRDHGLDKVKTPDKQKLLDAKQLIDMIPKTKEELFLYEINWAVYDKHELHERMRPWISKKITEFLGEEETTLVDYIVSSTQEHVKASQMLEMLQAILDDEAEMFVLKMWRMLIFEIKKVETGLSLRSKS